One stretch of Candidatus Nitrosotenuis cloacae DNA includes these proteins:
- a CDS encoding COX15/CtaA family protein, with product MRLQYLALASLIVLYSLMFIGGYVSASGLGLSCPDWPLCPNGLLPDNEFLIEWTHRFIAATTGILIVATTVGVWLNKNSHGKIKVTSTLASVFVVTQITLGALVIEAKLHAVLVAIHLGIGILLFAMTLLTVLFAFRMAKAAIIAKA from the coding sequence TTGCGACTACAATATCTTGCGCTAGCATCGCTCATTGTCTTGTATTCTCTGATGTTCATTGGTGGATATGTATCTGCATCAGGCCTTGGATTATCATGCCCTGACTGGCCTCTATGCCCAAACGGACTGCTCCCAGACAATGAATTTCTAATAGAGTGGACTCATCGATTCATTGCTGCAACCACTGGTATCCTAATAGTTGCAACGACCGTTGGAGTTTGGCTAAACAAAAACTCTCATGGAAAAATCAAGGTTACCTCCACACTGGCATCAGTATTTGTTGTAACGCAAATTACACTTGGTGCGCTGGTGATTGAGGCAAAATTGCATGCTGTATTGGTTGCAATACATCTTGGAATTGGAATTTTGCTCTTTGCAATGACTTTACTAACTGTGCTGTTTGCATTTAGGATGGCAAAAGCAGCAATAATTGCAAAAGCCTAG
- a CDS encoding SRPBCC family protein, whose translation MTTVRKSIDIKAPVDTVFTYFARPEHVSDQMSDKGVGMTVIPMDIKDGMGVGTTFRIVGDFGGKRLEWDCETTEFVKESKISAKMTVGPFKKWDITTEFTPKTERLTTVTMTVNYEMPFGPLGGILNKVKFAKTAEKGMESALFKVRGLLEGNGSIPVYITLDAYQKLLAEKKKMNNIPVSTVLTAILDKYNEIEAKASN comes from the coding sequence TTGACTACAGTAAGAAAATCAATCGATATCAAAGCTCCAGTTGACACCGTTTTTACATACTTTGCAAGACCAGAGCATGTCTCTGACCAAATGTCGGACAAAGGTGTAGGGATGACAGTCATTCCAATGGATATCAAAGACGGTATGGGTGTTGGAACAACATTTCGAATTGTCGGTGACTTTGGCGGAAAAAGGTTGGAATGGGACTGTGAGACAACAGAATTTGTCAAAGAAAGCAAAATCTCTGCAAAGATGACTGTAGGACCATTCAAGAAATGGGACATTACAACTGAATTTACACCAAAGACAGAGCGACTGACCACTGTTACAATGACGGTAAACTATGAGATGCCATTTGGCCCACTAGGTGGAATTCTAAACAAAGTCAAGTTTGCAAAGACTGCTGAAAAAGGAATGGAGAGCGCTCTATTCAAGGTTAGAGGACTGCTCGAAGGAAACGGCTCCATACCAGTATACATCACACTTGATGCGTACCAAAAACTACTAGCCGAGAAGAAAAAGATGAACAACATCCCAGTCTCAACGGTTTTGACTGCAATTCTGGACAAATACAACGAAATCGAAGCAAAAGCTTCAAACTAA
- a CDS encoding plastocyanin/azurin family copper-binding protein, with the protein MSHEAPIYRTSPARTAKMMAIMCGVCIAGGILFFTFWDYWISMPPGNQVVAGGHKEGPAVATGKTIPVTLNFIESSDFKQLSFNALPGEEGHNPTIQASVGDKVEFAIANNGKSFHAFGVTPAKEGFGDVLAGTEVASANSPLKPGQSGSSAFIPTSEGTFYYICTVPGHREMGMVGEIIVGPKGAAPTAAAPTGISHTFDLNFVESSDFKQLAFNALTGEEGHNPEIKVKSGDTVTIKSANNGISFHSFGVVSNPDDVSSIVFNSAIGSMNNPIKPKEAKEVTFTAGAPGSYNYICTVPGHAALGMKGSFIVE; encoded by the coding sequence ATGTCACACGAAGCACCAATCTACAGGACAAGCCCGGCAAGAACCGCAAAAATGATGGCAATCATGTGCGGCGTTTGTATTGCTGGCGGAATTTTGTTTTTCACATTCTGGGACTATTGGATATCAATGCCTCCAGGAAACCAAGTCGTGGCGGGAGGACACAAAGAAGGACCAGCAGTTGCAACCGGTAAGACAATTCCAGTCACACTAAACTTTATTGAGTCATCTGACTTTAAACAATTATCATTTAATGCATTACCAGGAGAGGAAGGCCACAATCCTACGATTCAGGCAAGCGTAGGGGATAAAGTAGAGTTCGCAATAGCAAACAACGGCAAATCATTCCATGCGTTTGGCGTCACACCAGCAAAAGAAGGCTTTGGTGATGTACTTGCAGGAACTGAGGTAGCAAGCGCAAATAGCCCGCTAAAGCCTGGTCAAAGCGGATCATCTGCATTCATACCAACAAGTGAGGGCACTTTCTACTACATTTGTACAGTTCCAGGACACAGAGAAATGGGCATGGTTGGAGAGATTATAGTTGGGCCAAAAGGTGCAGCACCAACTGCGGCAGCTCCAACTGGAATAAGCCACACATTTGATCTAAACTTTGTAGAATCATCTGATTTTAAACAACTGGCGTTTAACGCATTGACTGGAGAAGAGGGACACAACCCAGAAATTAAGGTAAAGTCTGGTGATACCGTTACCATAAAGTCAGCAAACAACGGCATATCATTCCACTCCTTTGGTGTTGTATCAAACCCAGATGACGTTAGTAGCATAGTGTTTAATTCTGCAATAGGTTCAATGAACAACCCAATCAAGCCAAAAGAAGCAAAAGAAGTAACATTTACTGCAGGTGCACCGGGATCATACAATTACATTTGTACAGTTCCAGGACACGCAGCGCTTGGAATGAAAGGCAGTTTCATAGTAGAATAA